In Salvelinus alpinus chromosome 22, SLU_Salpinus.1, whole genome shotgun sequence, one genomic interval encodes:
- the wdr53 gene encoding WD repeat-containing protein 53, translating to MASRQWCEGHSTPVLCVGASGGPEGLLASGSEEGEVTVWNQEGKVLASLRLPSGDDVTSAVFSPAAPGLLYVSHGEMVSVLDPRSLKGAVEELQGAGEEEINSLALNETGSALAVADDSGVVRVLELPGGKVNRTLRRHTNIVSSVAFRPLRPNNLVSAGLDMQVMLWSLQKTRPVWTLNLQEVAEEEEGHQQKAGQLFNPPLAHCVSVATCGNVLACAAEDGRVHLMRVGSGSKLDQQGAIKAHSQGASQAHFLSFLPHPYWLATGGNDGMVALWDLSQNPVVTVEDQGKPQAAPAHRRRSKARAKAKLQAKSQQAKEETKKEREEEEVEEGSRVDQSPGTEEALKSGPKLSFSHGDKVNWVCPTLLRGEPSLVVADQSPNLSVYSLAGL from the exons ATGGCCAGCAGGCAGTGGTGTGAGGGTCACTCCACCCCAGTGCTGTGTGTGGGGGCCTCTGGGGGTCCGGAGGGTCTCCTAGCCTCTGGCTCAGAGGAGGGTGAGGTAACAGTGTGGAACCAGGAGGGAAAGGTGTTAGCTAGTCTCCGTCTGCCCAGCGGGGATGATGTGACCAGCGCTGTGTTCTCACCGGCGGCTCCAGGCCTGTTGTATGTGTCCCACGGGGAGATGGTGAGCGTACTGGACCCTAGGAGCCTGAAGGGGGCGGTAGAGGAGCTGCAGGGTGCGGGAGAGGAGGAGATCAACTCTCTGGCTCTGAATGAGACAGGCTCAGCTCTGGCCGTGGCTGATGACTCAGGGGTGGTGAGGGTGCTAGAGCTGCCGGGGGGCAAAGTAAACAGGACGCTCCGCAGACACACCAACATCGTCTCATCTGTGGCTTTCCGCCCTCTCAGGCCCAACAACTTGGTCTCAGCCGGGCTCGACATGCAG GTGATGTTGTGGAGCCTACAGAAGACCCGCCCCGTCTGGACCCTCAACCTGCAGGAAGTggctgaggaagaggagggccATCAGCAGAAGGCCGGTCAGCTCTTCAACCCACCTCTGGCCCACTGCGTCTCTGTAGCAACCTGCGGGAATGTTTTGGCCTGCGCCGCCGAGGACGGACGTGTGCACCTGATGCGGGTCGGCAGTGGCTCCAAACTGGACCAGCAGGGGGCCATCAAGGCCCACAGCCAGGGAGCCTCACAGGCCCACTTCCTTAGCTTCTTACCCCacccatactggctggcaactgGGGGCAACGACGGCATGGTGGCCCTCTGGGACCTAAGTCAGAACCCGGTAGTTACTGTTGAGGATCAGGGCAAGCCACAAGCAGCACCAGCCCACCGCAGGAGATCCAAGGCCAGGGCTAAAGCCAAACTCCAGGCCAAGTCCCAGCAGGCAAAAGAGGAGActaagaaggagagggaggaggaagaggtggaggagggcagCAGAGTGGATCAGTCACCAGGCACGGAGGAGGCCCTGAAGTCAGGACCTAAACTCAGCTTCAGCCATGGGGACAAGGTGAACTGGGTGTGTCCCACTCTGCTGAGAGGAGAGCCCAGCCTTGTGGTGgctgaccagagccctaacctgtctgtctactcTCTGGCTGGTCTATAG